GCGTGGGCGGTCCGGCTTCCGCTGGGAGGAGAGAGGACGGACCATGACCTACTGCGTCGCCCTGTATCTCAAGGACGGCTTGGTGATGCTGTCGGACACGCGCACCAACGCGGGGGTGGATCACATCTCCATCTTCAGCAAGATGCACGTCTTCGAAGAGCCGGGCGACCGCATGATCGCCCTGATGACCGCCGGCAACCTGTCGCTGACCCAGTCGGTGATCGCGCTGATCCAGGAGGGGGTGGAGCTGGACGGCGAGATCCGGACCATCTCCAGCGTGAGCGGCATGTTCCAGGCGGCCCAGCTCGTCGGCGCCGCCGTCCGTCAGGTGTGGAAGCGGGACGGCCACGCGCTGAAGGAGCAGCGGGTGGATTTCGACCTGTCGATCATCCTGGGCGGCCAGATCCGCGGCGACCGGGTGCGGCTGTTCCACGTCTACGCCGCCGGCAATTTCATCGAGGCGACGGCCGACAACGCCTTCTTCCAGATCGGCGAGCACAAATACGGCAAGCCGATCCTCGACCGCGCGTTGAACCACAACACGCCGCTGGAGGAGGGGATGAAGCTGGTGCTGATCTCCATGGACAGCACGCTGCGT
The sequence above is drawn from the Azospirillum sp. TSH58 genome and encodes:
- a CDS encoding proteasome-type protease, which codes for MTYCVALYLKDGLVMLSDTRTNAGVDHISIFSKMHVFEEPGDRMIALMTAGNLSLTQSVIALIQEGVELDGEIRTISSVSGMFQAAQLVGAAVRQVWKRDGHALKEQRVDFDLSIILGGQIRGDRVRLFHVYAAGNFIEATADNAFFQIGEHKYGKPILDRALNHNTPLEEGMKLVLISMDSTLRSNLTVGLPLDLIAYRRDALKLETRRRIGEDDPCFKEISDGWSQALREAFRSLPPPKWAD